One part of the Homo sapiens chromosome 19, GRCh38.p14 Primary Assembly genome encodes these proteins:
- the ZNF614 gene encoding zinc finger protein 614, translating into MIKTQESLTLEDVAVEFSWEEWQLLDTAQKNLYRDVMVENYNHLVSLGYQTSKPDVLSKLAHGQEPWTTDAKIQNKNCPGIGKVDSHLQEHSPNQRLLKSVQQCNGQNTLRNIVHLSKTHFPIVQNHDTFDLYRKNLKSSLSLINQKRRHGINNPVEFIGGEKTLLHGKHERTHTKTRFSENAKCIHTKFQVFKHQRTQKIEKPHACIECEQTFLRKSQLIYHENICIQENPGSGQCEKLSRSVLFTKHLKTNTTDKICIPNEYRKGSTVKSSLITHQQTHTEEKSYMCSECGKGFTMKRYLIAHQRTHSGEKPYVCKECGKGFTVKSNLIVHQRTHTGEKPYICSECGKGFTMKRYLVVHQRTHTGEKPYMCSECGKGFTVKSNLIVHQRSHTGEKSYICSECGKGFTVKRTLVIHQRTHTGEKSYICNECGKGFTTKRTLIIHQRTHTGEKPYECNECGKAFSQKICLIQHERCHTGKTPFVCTECGKSYSHKYGLITHQRIHTGEKPYECNECGKAFTTKSVLNVHQRTHTGERPYGCSDCEKAFSHLSNLVKHKKMHTREMGRISQVENSCNGESQLLPYK; encoded by the exons GAATCACTGACCCTGGAGGATGTGGCTGTGGAATTCAGCTGGGAGGAGTGGCAGCTCCTGGACACTGCTCAGAAGAACCTGTACCGGGATGTGATGGTGGAGAACTATAACCACCTAGTATCACTGG GGTATCAAACTAGCAAACCAGATGTACTCTCCAAGTTGGCACATGGACAAGAACCATGGACAACAGATGctaaaattcagaataaaaattGTCCAG GAATCGGGAAAGTTGACAGTCATCTGCAAGAGCACTCTCCAAACCAAAGACTTCTGAAGAGCGTGCAGCAATGCAATGGACAGAATACACTTAGAAATATTGTACATCTCAGCAAGACACATTTTCCTATAGTGCAAAATCATGATACATTTGACTTGtacagaaaaaatttgaaatcaagtTTAAGTTTAATCAACCAGAAGAGAAGACATGGAATAAATAACCCTGTTGAGTTTATTGGAGGTGAGAAAACACTTCTACATGGTAAGCATGAACGTACGCATACTAAAACTAGATTTtctgaaaatgcaaaatgtatCCATACTAAATTCCAAGTCTTCAAGCATCAGAGGACTCAGAAAATTGAGAAACCCCATGCATGCATTGAATGTGAGCAAACCTTCCTTAGGAAGTCTCAGCTCATTTACCATgagaacatttgtatacaagagAATCCTGGAAGTGGTCAATGTGAGAAATTATCCAGAAGTGTCCTGTTCACTAAGCATCTGAAAACTAATACAACAGACAAAATCTGTATACCCAATGAATATAGAAAAGGCTCTACTGTGAAGAGTAGTCTCATTACACATCAACAAACCCATACAGAAGAGAAATCCTATATGTGCAGTGAGTGTGGAAAGGGCTTTACAATGAAGCGCTATCTAATTGCTCATCAGCGAACTCAtagtggagagaaaccttatgtgTGCAAAGAATGTGGAAAAGGTTTCACTGTGAAGAGCAATCTCATTGTACATCAGCGAACTCATACAGGGGAGAAACCCTATATATGCAGTGAATGTGGAAAAGGCTTCACCATGAAGCGCTATCTTGTTGTACATCAGCgaactcatactggagagaaaccctatatgTGCAGTGAATGTGGAAAAGGCTTTACCGTGAAGAGCAATCTCATTGTACATCAGCGCTCCCACACAGGAGAAAAATCTTACATATGCAGCGAATGTGGAAAAGGCTTCACTGTCAAACGCACTCTCGTTATACATCAGCGAACTCATACAGGAGAGAAATCTTACATATGCAATGAATGTGGTAAAGGCTTCACCACAAAGCGCACTCTTATTATACATCAGCGAACTCATACAGgagaaaaaccctatgaatgcaATGAATGTGGTAAAGCCTTCAGCCAGAAAATATGCCTCATACAACATGAGAGATGTCATACAGGAAAGACTCCCTTTGTATGTACCGAGTGCGGAAAATCCTATTCACACAAATATGGCCTCATTAcccatcagagaattcacacaggagagaaaccttatgagtgcaatgaatgtggaaaagccttcacCACAAAGTCAGTACTCAATGTACATCAAAGAACGCATACAGGAGAGAGGCCGTATGGATGCAGTGATTGTGAGAAAGCCTTCTCCCACTTATCAAACCTTGTCAAACATAAGAAAATGCACACAAGAGAAATGGGTAGAATCAGTCAAGTTGAAAACTCCTGTAATGGAGAGTCACAGCTCCTTCCTTATAAGTGA